A portion of the Pan troglodytes isolate AG18354 chromosome 10, NHGRI_mPanTro3-v2.0_pri, whole genome shotgun sequence genome contains these proteins:
- the GOLT1B gene encoding vesicle transport protein GOT1B isoform X1, producing MISLTDTQKIGMGLTGFGVFFLFFGMILFFDKALLAIGNVLFVAGLAFVIGLERTFRFFFQKHKMKATGFFLGGVFVVLIGWPLIGMIFEIYGFFLLFRGFFPVVVGFIRRVPVLGSLLNLPGIRSFVDKVGESNNMV from the exons AAATTGGAATGGGATTAACAGGATTTGGAGTGTTTTTCCTGTTCTTTGGAATGATTCTCTTTTTTGACAAAGCACTACTGGCTATTGGAAAt gtTTTATTTGTAGCCGGCTTGGCTTTTGTAATTGGTTTAGAAAGAACATTCAGATTCTTCttccaaaaacataaaatgaaagctACAGGTTTTTTTCTGGGTGGTGTATTTGTAGTCCTTATTGGTTGGCCTTTGATAGGCATGATCTTCGAAATTTATGGATTTTTTCTCTTGTTCAG GGGCTTCTTTCCTGTCGTTGTTGGCTTTATTAGAAGAGTGCCAGTCCTTGGATCCCTCCTAAATTTACCTGGAATTAGATCA TTTGTAGATAAAGTTGGAGAAAGCAACAATATGGTATAA
- the GOLT1B gene encoding vesicle transport protein GOT1B, whose protein sequence is MISLTDTQKIGMGLTGFGVFFLFFGMILFFDKALLAIGNVLFVAGLAFVIGLERTFRFFFQKHKMKATGFFLGGVFVVLIGWPLIGMIFEIYGFFLLFRGFFPVVVGFIRRVPVLGSLLNLPGIRSTT, encoded by the exons AAATTGGAATGGGATTAACAGGATTTGGAGTGTTTTTCCTGTTCTTTGGAATGATTCTCTTTTTTGACAAAGCACTACTGGCTATTGGAAAt gtTTTATTTGTAGCCGGCTTGGCTTTTGTAATTGGTTTAGAAAGAACATTCAGATTCTTCttccaaaaacataaaatgaaagctACAGGTTTTTTTCTGGGTGGTGTATTTGTAGTCCTTATTGGTTGGCCTTTGATAGGCATGATCTTCGAAATTTATGGATTTTTTCTCTTGTTCAG GGGCTTCTTTCCTGTCGTTGTTGGCTTTATTAGAAGAGTGCCAGTCCTTGGATCCCTCCTAAATTTACCTGGAATTAGATCA ACTACATAG